TTATTGATTTTATTCTATGTTAATATGAGATTTATTTGCGGATAAAAGTCAGTAAAAAGCAGAGTTCACCAATTGTATTGTTAGACAAGTTGAAATATACTTTTAAATTAGATATGAAAATACTGGGGAAGTAAATAATGAATGAAATTTCTGTATTAATTGCAGGTAAAGCCGGATATGGAATCGATAAGTCCGGTTCAATAATCGCAAGCCTATTCAACCATTTGGGATACAGGATATATATATACAGGGATTACCCGTCACTTATAAGAGGCGGGCATACTTTTTCTATTATCCGGGCATCAGGCCAAAAGATCAGTACTCATAGGAACAACGTCGATTTTTTACTTGCATTAAATCAGGATACTATAGACTTTCATAAACAAAGGTTGAAAGACAATTCTATTATAATTTACGATTCTGATTCAGTCAAACTTCCATCTTTTCCCGTTGAGATACAATCATTTGGTATACCTGTTGCTAAAATCCTAAAAACGGAAAACGCAGCTGATATTATGCGTAATACCTGCATCATAGGCGCTTTCTGCAAGGCAGCAGGTATCGGGAAAGATATTATGGAAAAAGTTATCAAGAAAAGTATGGCTAAGGAAACAGAGTTAAACACAAAAATTGCAGTCAAAGGGTTTGACGAAACCGGGGTATCCAAACAAATAGATGTTATCGCACAAGTTAGCCTGCCAATAATCACGGGTAATGAAGCTATAAGTTTAGGCTTGATTAAAGGCGGATTACAAGCATATATTTCGTATCCCATGACACCGTGTTCCGGTATTCTCCATTTTTTGGCTGAGATGGCTGAAGAATTTTCGTTGAAAGTCGTTCATCCGGAAAATGAGATTTCTGTGATGCTCATGGCTCTAGGATTTTCGTATATGGGAGAGAAAGTGGCGGTGGGTACTTCAGGCGGCGGGTTTTGTTTAATGACAGAAGGTTTTAGTTTCAGCGGGATGGCAGAACTACCGGTGGTTGTTATCGTTGGCCAGCGTCCCGGCCCAAGCACAGGCTTGCCTACGTACACAGGCCAGACCGAACTACATTTTGTGCTTAACGCCGGTCAAGGCGAATTCTGCCGATTCGTAGTTGCGCCGGGCGATGCGGAGGAAGCATATTATTGGTCCGGAATATCAATGAATATTGCACAGAAATACCAGACTCCTGCGATTATATTGTCAGATAAAACATTATCCGAAGGCGCGAGTAGTTTTGATATTGCACAAACAGGGCCGGTAGATGATGAAAAAGGTTTTTTGTGGGACAGAAAAGGCGAGTATAAACGTTACCTAAATTCAGAGACGGGAATCTCTCAGTTGGCGTTCCCTCCTGACAAAGATGTTGTTATAAAGGTTAATAGTTACGAACATGACGAATCGGGAATCACGGCTGAAGAGGCCGGGGTCACAAACAAAATGTTGGAAAAACGGATGCGTAAAGAAGCGTATCTATCATCGGAATTGGAAGATTACAAAACAGTGAATGTCGCAGGAAACAGGGATTCACCCACAGGTGTG
The Elusimicrobiota bacterium genome window above contains:
- a CDS encoding 2-oxoacid:acceptor oxidoreductase subunit alpha, translated to MNEISVLIAGKAGYGIDKSGSIIASLFNHLGYRIYIYRDYPSLIRGGHTFSIIRASGQKISTHRNNVDFLLALNQDTIDFHKQRLKDNSIIIYDSDSVKLPSFPVEIQSFGIPVAKILKTENAADIMRNTCIIGAFCKAAGIGKDIMEKVIKKSMAKETELNTKIAVKGFDETGVSKQIDVIAQVSLPIITGNEAISLGLIKGGLQAYISYPMTPCSGILHFLAEMAEEFSLKVVHPENEISVMLMALGFSYMGEKVAVGTSGGGFCLMTEGFSFSGMAELPVVVIVGQRPGPSTGLPTYTGQTELHFVLNAGQGEFCRFVVAPGDAEEAYYWSGISMNIAQKYQTPAIILSDKTLSEGASSFDIAQTGPVDDEKGFLWDRKGEYKRYLNSETGISQLAFPPDKDVVIKVNSYEHDESGITAEEAGVTNKMLEKRMRKEAYLSSELEDYKTVNVAGNRDSPTGVVCWGSNKGVVFEAAANLGLRAIHPVVLWPFPRKQFQDALNGITKLVCVENNATGQLAKLISQLGYKVDHTMLRYDGRPFSLDELEEKLRMEI